One window of Corynebacterium sp. P3-F1 genomic DNA carries:
- the greA gene encoding transcription elongation factor GreA: MAEKQQQYITPEMKAKLEGELQQLIDNRPVIAAEINERREEGDLKENAGYDAAREQQDQEEARIKQISELLANSTTERAGVVEGMAVVGSVVHVYYNGDEDDKETFLIGTRAASTDNKDLETYSEQSPLGAAVLGATEGETRTYTAPNGREISVTIVSAKPYDSVKAKTPRAI; this comes from the coding sequence ATGGCTGAAAAGCAGCAGCAGTACATCACCCCGGAAATGAAGGCTAAGCTCGAGGGCGAGCTGCAGCAGCTCATCGACAACCGCCCGGTGATCGCCGCTGAAATCAACGAGCGCCGCGAAGAGGGCGACCTCAAAGAGAACGCCGGCTACGATGCCGCCCGCGAACAACAGGACCAGGAAGAAGCCCGCATCAAACAGATCTCCGAGCTGCTGGCAAACTCCACCACCGAACGCGCTGGTGTCGTCGAAGGCATGGCCGTCGTCGGATCTGTCGTCCACGTCTACTACAACGGCGACGAAGACGACAAGGAGACCTTCCTCATCGGTACCCGTGCCGCCTCGACCGACAACAAGGACCTCGAGACCTACTCCGAGCAGTCCCCCCTCGGCGCCGCCGTCCTCGGAGCCACCGAAGGCGAAACCCGCACCTACACCGCCCCGAACGGCCGCGAGATTTCGGTCACGATCGTCTCCGCGAAGCCGTATGATTCGGTTAAGGCTAAGACCCCGCGCGCGATCTAA
- a CDS encoding DUF4307 domain-containing protein produces the protein MAKPESMPESTPGSKAGAQAGATSDAPTTGARTSANRTRDNAGNNGRSTRARYGTSTAEAAPSRTAGKIVAVVSVLFLVLLLVFAGRYIMQRREEPISATLVSHERIDDTTSRVWFDVSRNDPSVPGYCIITSLNYEHAEIGRRDVVLPAGGEKQTRMYVDIPVRDQPVSGGVYGCSTTIPSFLDAEAEYVEAR, from the coding sequence GTGGCAAAGCCCGAATCCATGCCCGAATCCACGCCCGGGTCCAAGGCTGGGGCCCAGGCTGGGGCCACGTCCGACGCGCCAACGACGGGTGCACGAACTTCCGCCAACCGCACACGCGACAACGCAGGCAACAACGGAAGATCCACGCGCGCACGCTACGGCACCAGCACCGCCGAGGCAGCCCCGTCCCGCACCGCCGGCAAGATCGTCGCCGTCGTCAGCGTGCTCTTCCTTGTCCTCCTCCTCGTGTTCGCCGGCCGCTACATCATGCAGCGCCGCGAGGAACCCATCTCCGCCACCCTCGTCTCGCACGAGCGTATCGACGACACCACCTCTCGCGTCTGGTTCGACGTCTCCCGCAACGACCCGTCTGTCCCCGGCTACTGCATCATCACCTCCCTCAACTACGAGCACGCCGAAATCGGGCGCCGCGACGTAGTCCTCCCCGCCGGCGGCGAGAAGCAGACCCGCATGTACGTCGATATCCCCGTCCGCGATCAACCGGTCTCAGGAGGCGTGTACGGATGCTCGACAACTATCCCGTCCTTCCTTGACGCGGAGGCGGAATACGTGGAGGCGAGGTAG